GTCAGCAGGTTATTAACCTCATTCAAGATGAGCTAAAAAATAAAGTGGCGCCAGCACAATCAACAGAGTTGCTCAAGGATTTGGATGAGGTGGAAGCAACAATGTTAAAAATGGTAGCTGAAGCCAAACTGATTTTTTTCTACTTTAGCCAGAACCAGCCTGAAATAGCTGGAAGACATATGGCAAAAATGGATCGAAGATATTATCAAGCTACTAATGCACTGGCTCAATTTCGTCGAGGTATTAACCAAATTCAGCAAGAATTTTTGGAGGAGCAAAAAGCATCTGCTAATATGTTTAGGCTATATGAGTTTACAATCACGGCAGCGGTTCTGCTCATGATCAGTGGTGTAACGTTCTATGGGCATCAGTTAGCCACAAAGATGAAATCAGATGTCGAGTCTCAAAAGAAGTCAATTGTAGAGCTAAGGCTAGCACAGGTGCTGTTACAGCAGCAAAAACAGCAGTTAGAGCTGACTCTGGAGAATCTCCAGAAAACTCAATTACAATTGGTGCAAAGTGAAAAAATGTCAAGTTTAGGGCAACTAGTAGCAGGTGTTGCTCACGAAGTCAATAATCCTGTAAATTTTATTCATGCCAACCTATCGCATATTCAGGATTATTCCCAGAATCTTCTCACCTTAATCAGACTTTATAAGAAGTATTACCCTAAGCCTATATCAGAAATTCAACTCGAAGAGAACGAGATCGACCTGGGGTTTTTGCAAGAAGACTTGATTAAGATCCTTGATTCGATGAAAATGGGTACGGATCGTATTCGTCAAATTGTGCTATCATTACGCAATTTCTCACGCATGGATGAAGCAGAATGTAAGAGAGTGGATATTCATGCAGGTATTGACAGCACCTTACTGATTTTGCAACATCGATTGAAAGCCACCCCTAATCGTCCGGCGATCGCAGTCATCAAAGATTACGCTAACCTACCACGGGTGGAATGCTTTGCAGGCAATATGAATCAGGTGTTTATGAATATTCTCACCAACGCTATCGATGCTTTGGAAGAGGTGAATAGCAACCGATCCTATGAGGAGATTCAACACAATCCCCATCGAATTACCATTCGCACATCCGTTATTGATTCCGACTGGGTACAAATTGCGATCGCCGACAATGGAACTGGGATTCCCCAACTTATTCAACAGCGCATCTTCGATCCATTTTTTACCACCAAACCCGTAGGTAAAGGTACAGGTATGGGTATGTCCATCAGCTATCAAATCATCACCGAAAAACATGGTGGTAAGCTAGAGTGTTTCTCCACCCCCAACCAGGGAACAGAGTTCGTCATTCAAATTCCCATCCGCCAAAAAGTTTATGAAATGGCCTAAGGGCGTACCAAGTGAACATTTTTAATTTAATATCAGTGCATGTATTACAAAATGAAGTGCGGAATGTGGGTTGAAATACTCATCCCTCAAAAATACAACATTTTGCGATCGCACCTGCGGAATGTGGGATCAAAAGACCTCACCCAAGCGCTCAAAGCTCTAAGTCAACAAGAAGGCGTCACCCTGTTTATGACATTGCTGGCCGCGTTTGAGACATTGCTGTTTCGCTATTCTGAGCAATCAGATATTATTGTCGGTTCTGCGATCGCTGGTCGCAACCAAGCAGAAACTAATTGGTTAATTGGCTTTTTTGTCAATACTTTGGTGTTACGCACGGTTTCCCGCCGACTTCCAATAAAAATCTTGGTCGTAAAGATTGGAATTAGTAACCACGGTTGATTGAGGTATCATCATTTAATTTGTAAAACTCCGACAAATTCACCATTATTTATGACAAATAACTAGAATGATTCAGGTAAAAAGTCTTCATTCAAACATTCATCTGCAGTAAAAGGCGACTCAACCGGAAAAGTATCAAGGGACAAACCAGTTTCTATAGCTGCTTGCTTTCTTGCATCTTGATAACATTCCCTAAATGCTGACAAAAAATAGTTTTTTAAACTTGGACTCTCCGCCAAACCTTCTTTGAGTCTCCGTTGATGCTCAAATATACTAGATAGCCAACTATTAGTGCGTTTCTCTGGTTTATATTTTAGTAAGTGCATTAAAATAACTACTAAATTACTTTTTAATGCTCTTTTTTCACTTCTCCCCATGCATTCGATTTCTTCAATCAGATTAACTAAATCAACCTCAGCAAAATTACCGGCTTTTAATTGTTGAGCCGTCGTCTCTATCCACAGATAAAAATCTTGATCGTAAAGATTGGAATTGATCGAGGTTATTGGTTGAGACGCTGCCATCTGTTTTGAACCTCAAGCGAAAAAGCCAGCAGTCGGATTTGAACCGACGACCTTCCGATTACAAGTCGGATGCACTACCACTGTGCTATGCTGGCGGGCTAGTTTGTTGTTTTTAACCACCACGCCATTTCCAAGTATAACACACGCAAGTGATTTGTCTACCACTGAGCGGATAATTTTTCAGCGTCAGGTGAAAATATCAGATATTTTTGCTAAATCGTTGATTTTTGCGCCTCTAAATGGTTTAGTGATTATGGGGAGTGTGATGAACCACAAAAAAATTGGTGATTTTGCTCACTGCGAAAGTTGGTAAATTAAAATTTATAGCGAAAGCTAACTGTACTCCTAGACTGGACAGAAAAATATCTGGTAAAGTTTTAATGCCATATTTTTTTGACAAAGCTGGGTCAAGGAACGGAAAAACAGAATTGTTCTTTACAGATCACAAGCATGGCAGCGTTGATCGGAAGAGATTTATTAAGTCTGGCGGACCTCAGTCCCACGGAACTTCAAGAAATCCTGCAATTGGCAACCCAACTCAAATCACAACAGCTAAAATTGCGATGTAATAAGGTGTTGGGGTTGTTGTTCTCGAAAG
The Gloeotrichia echinulata CP02 DNA segment above includes these coding regions:
- a CDS encoding condensation domain-containing protein; translated protein: MWVEILIPQKYNILRSHLRNVGSKDLTQALKALSQQEGVTLFMTLLAAFETLLFRYSEQSDIIVGSAIAGRNQAETNWLIGFFVNTLVLRTVSRRLPIKILVVKIGISNHG
- a CDS encoding ATP-binding protein produces the protein MPRINIKPSIISVKKTFTSFTTWLSVAKSHYIYYALAAFDILTVLVSLYLNHQIMNIYAHGVEVNHQWANRLQISSELSQMLTTLNTPGNNVFDSGDVVAESKKLAADQEACQQVINLIQDELKNKVAPAQSTELLKDLDEVEATMLKMVAEAKLIFFYFSQNQPEIAGRHMAKMDRRYYQATNALAQFRRGINQIQQEFLEEQKASANMFRLYEFTITAAVLLMISGVTFYGHQLATKMKSDVESQKKSIVELRLAQVLLQQQKQQLELTLENLQKTQLQLVQSEKMSSLGQLVAGVAHEVNNPVNFIHANLSHIQDYSQNLLTLIRLYKKYYPKPISEIQLEENEIDLGFLQEDLIKILDSMKMGTDRIRQIVLSLRNFSRMDEAECKRVDIHAGIDSTLLILQHRLKATPNRPAIAVIKDYANLPRVECFAGNMNQVFMNILTNAIDALEEVNSNRSYEEIQHNPHRITIRTSVIDSDWVQIAIADNGTGIPQLIQQRIFDPFFTTKPVGKGTGMGMSISYQIITEKHGGKLECFSTPNQGTEFVIQIPIRQKVYEMA
- a CDS encoding DUF29 domain-containing protein; the protein is MAASQPITSINSNLYDQDFYLWIETTAQQLKAGNFAEVDLVNLIEEIECMGRSEKRALKSNLVVILMHLLKYKPEKRTNSWLSSIFEHQRRLKEGLAESPSLKNYFLSAFRECYQDARKQAAIETGLSLDTFPVESPFTADECLNEDFLPESF